The DNA window CTCAGGGCCCTGCTTAGTGCAAAACAGCATGTACTCATGGCAAGCATACCAGCCAGAGCTCTGCACACCCTGAATCCAGTGCTGACCTTTCCTGtcatccctccctccttgcCAGCAAAGGCCAAGTGCTTTCATCTTCTTAAAAATTGTCTCTGCTTCTACCCACCACCACAATACAGGGGAGTGGGGGGCTGGGGGATAAACAAGGAGAGGATGTGGGTGGCAGATTTGCAGTTTAGAAGTGCACAGGCAAGAGGGATACCTTGATTTCCCTTTTGCACTGCCAACAGATTAAAAACCTCCAAGTTTAAGCCTCCCTAGCTTTTGGGCTTTAGATACCCATTTCACTATTTTTTCCAATGGAGTGCAAGCTGCTTTCGCCCAGGCTTCCCCTTCTTcttttagcctggagaagagaaggctcaagggtgaccttatcactctctataactacctgaaaggaggttgtagccagataGGGTTTGGCCTCTCCTACCAGGCAACAAGCAACAGGATGAGAAGACAAAGTCTCAAGATGTGCtaagggaggttcaggttggacattaggaggaacTTCTTAACAGAAACAGTATTGGAATATCAAAAACATTGGAgtggactgcccagggagattGTGGAGTCATtgtccctgaaggtgtttaagaaaacacaggatgtggcacttagcAACATGGTCTAGTTGCCAAGGTGGTTGAcaagaggtcttttccaacctaattggttctgtgattctgtgattctcctcAAGCAGCTTGCCCAGGGCTTCATTGCCTTAGGGATGCCCTTGGAAGCTGCATCAGCCTCTGCAGTATGCAATCACCTCCATGGGCTCGGGCTGCAGGGAACCCTGCTgggagggctggcaggagccctAAGGGTgctgcctggccctgcacagcacccACACCCCGTGGTTCTCCAGCCCCGCTGCCATCCCTGCCCGACACTCCCTCctcatccatccctccctccatccctccatccctccctccatccatccctccatccctccatccatccctccctccacccctcaatccctccatccctccatccctccctccctccctccctccctccctccatccatccctccatccctccatccatccctccacccctccatccatccatccatccatccctccacccctccatccatccatccatccatccatccatcaccCTCCCCCCGCGTTCCCACGGCCGCCCACCCGGCCGTGGGGGCGTGGCCCCGCTGCGGGCTGGCGGCGATTGGCTGTGGCCGGGTCTCCGGCGGCCAATGGCCGGTGGCGGGGCCCGCGCGTGGCGGCGCCGTGCGGGGCGACGGGCGCGCCGTGCCCGGCTGTGACCGTACGCTGCTCCCGCTTCCCTGCCTGCTTCCTTGCCTGCCCGCTGCCTCCTGCCTCACCGCGAGGCGTGGGAACTCCATGGGGGAGACGGGCGCCGGGCGAGGCGCGGGACGCGCGCTGGGAGCGCTCCTCCCGCGCCCTGccgcccgccgcctccccgacggccgcccgcgccccgccgcccctGGCGCCATCCCCGCCGGCGGTGCCATGAAGCGGGCACACGCCGAGTACAGCTCGTCGGACAGCGAGGAGCTGGACGAGGCCATCGAGGTGGAGAAGGAGAGCGCAGACGAGAATGGGTGAGCTCAGGCAGGGTGGGCACCGTGGGGCTGCGTGgcgccccctccctcccctcggccccgcgcagccccggcacccccgagccccccagcccctgccgTGACCGGTGTCCCGCTTCCCCCCGCAGGAACCTGAGCTCGGCCGCGGGCTCCATGTCGCCCTCCACCACCTCGCAGATCCTGGCCAGGAAGAGGCGCCGAGGGGTGAGTGCCCGCCGGCCGGCCGCGGCTCCccgcagcccggcccggccgccctGACCCCCGCTCTCTGCCCTACAGATCATCGAGAAGCGCCGCCGCGATCGCATCAACAACAGCCTGTCCGAACTGAGGAGACTGGTGCCCAGCGCCTTTGAGAAGCAGGTAGCGCCCAGCGTccttctgctctgcctccctccgCTCCCGGCAGGGAGTGTCACCCTCGGTAACGTCTCTGGTTCTGCCTAAAATGTTTCGTACTCCCCATTCCCTCTTAGGGATCAGCCAAGttggaaaaagcagagattCTGCAGATGACTGTCGATCACCTGAAAATGCTGCATacagcaggagggaaaggtAAAGTTTTGTGCCTGACAgtggggcagcagctctgcagagagactGCTGTGAGAGGAGCATATTCCTGAATATCGGGTGTGCAGTGTGCTGGGGAGTGCTTGGAGAACGTGGATGGTAGCTATCATATGCTTCATCAGGAATTTGGGGGTTTATCCTACTTTACAAGGTTTGCGGCATTGCTAGCACTGAAAGGTTTTGTGGTGCTTGCTCTGAGTTGTTCTAGAGGAGAGTGACTGCAAGTCTCTCTAGCAATGTGTCAGCACTGTGAAGTGAATCAGATTTTGGCAGCTTGGAAAACACAGTTATTGTTGTTGTCTAATGTTTGTTTCTCTAACTTTCCAAAAGTTCGAAActaggaaaaaatacaggatgAAATAAGTGGTGAAAAGAATTAGTAAAAATGGTGAAAagtgcttttaagaaaaaagtacttTGCCTGTTTAAGTCCCCTCTGAAAAGTTAGGACTTGTGTTTCTAATGAATTTCATTGTGCTGTGGTTTTGCTTGCACAGGGGAGCCATGGAAAGAGCAAAAATACTTTCCTCCAGTGGCAGTGAGCAATTCCAGTTTAAAAATGGCAGTTTCTGACTAGTCTTGGGACTTGCAGcatcacagcacagaaaagcttgttagacaaaaaaaaaaaaggaaaaaaaaaaggaaaaaaaaaggagctcaGCAGCTAGGCTATGGTTGGGAATACTAACCACATCCAAGTGAAATATGCTTACAGGGGAGGGTGGAGTGGGAAGGCTACTTGTAGACAATAACTAGAAAACAGCATCTTAAGACTCTGTTCTTTTCTCTTAGGTTATTTTGATGCTCATGCTTTGGCTATGGACTATCGGAGTCTGGGGTTTCGAGAATGCCTGGCTGAAGTTGCTCGATACCTGAGTATCATAGAGGGTCTGGATGCCTCTGATCCTCTGCGAGTTCGACTCGTGTCTCATCTCAATAACTACGCCTCTCAACGGGAAGCAGCAAGTAGTGCACACACTGGCATTGGACACATTCCTTGGGGCAGTGCCTTTGGACATCACCCTCACATACCTCACCCATTGCTGCTGGCTCAAAATGGGCATGGCAATACCAGTACTGTAGCATCTTCTACAGAACCGCATCACCAGACCAGAATTGCTGCCCCACATGCTGAAACTTCCTCACTCAGAGTGCCCCCAAATGGCAGCGTTGGACCAGTGCTCCCTGTGGTCACATCTACTACTAAACTGTCTCCTCCGCTTCTCTCCTCCATGGCATCGCTGTCTGCGTTCCCCTTTTCGTTTGGCTCCTTTCATCTGCTGTCCCCCAATGTGCTGAGCCCATCTACACCAACGCAGTCAGCAACACTTAGCAAACCATACAGACCCTGGGGGACTGAGATTGGCGCCTTCTAAGAACCAACTCTTTAGTTAGGGTGGGAAAGCCTACAAACCTAGCTGAGCTGGGTTATGCCACCCTTAATGTTGAAGTTCTTAATAACTGGGACAAAGGTACAGCTTCACCTTAAACAAGTCTGTCTAAAAACTGTCtcattggatttttttgttgttttctacGTTGTATTAAcggtttgttggttttttttttaatagttgctGAAGTtgtccaaaaataaaattaccatAGTGGTTTGTTAACACTTGTGTTAGATCTCTGCTGAGCATTTAAGTCGCTTTTGTAAACAGTTTGGttcaaatgtttcatttttcctgagTGCATCAGACTGACTTTTTATGAAGAGATATCACGTATTAATGTTGGTGAAGGCCTagttttgttattaatttttccaaGACCACTCTTCTCAGCATTAACAAGCTGtgtttttattagtattttgaCATTGAGATGTTCTATAAAGAATTACTCTTTTTGTAAACTATATTTGAGTCTTATATTTCTGAGCAAAGCGTTGACAAATCAGATGGACCTGCTTGACCAGTTTATGTAAGAGTccagtttctgtttcttctgcagtAGTTTGGTATATTTGGTGATCTTATTTTAGTCCCTAGTGAACATTTACTCACATCTCAGAACCACTATGTTATTATTTCTCCCACCAAAAGGAACGGTATGAGTAAGGAGGGTGCAAAAGCCAAATTGCACAGTGTATTGGTGATGGGTTTAGTTGCTGGGGAAGTTAAGGGAAATAAAGTTGTCACCTGCAGTAGtcttccagctggagctggtcATATGCATATTCATTTCATAGGGCCAGATTATGCTTGGAGTTACAGTGGAGTAATTGTTCTATTAGCCTGAATTCTTGGGTATCACAGACTCTCTGTGAGCTTCACATTCTCACCTGAAATGAATGATGCTGGTATTTAATTAGCCAATGGAATGGTACAGTGGAACCCCTTCGGTGCACAGCCTTGTTGCTTAACAGATGCATCCTAACCAGTTGATTTTTCTATTGCATTTTACTTTTAAGTGCAGTTCAGTGCCACTCTTCATTTTGTAAGGGCTCTGCTGTGTTCAGTGTGTGAGAGAGTGTGTGCATGTACATGtatattttgtttgatttcatGAGAATCTTAATCTGAACAGGTTTATTGAAGGCGTTCCATTGGATGGGGTTTGCCTGCTCTTGTATCTGTGTTGTGGCtaaataaaggagaaagaacaaattattttaaatgacatGCTTGTCTGATATATATCAGTGGAGAATTCTATGCCTCTGGGTATCATGGGAGATGTCAAACAATTCCTACTTAGTCCTGCCTTGGGCATTTGTATTTACTCTTTTCTCAGATATTATGGCATGCTTAGCTACACTAGCTGAGTACATGAAGAACCACAGTGCCTCAGAGTAACAgctgagggaaggaaaatgtaGGATTTGTTTTGCATGTAACTTTTACGTGCCTGGCAGTGTGTGGGCAGACAGTGAAGATACAAGGGTTTCTGCTATAGAAGAGGTTAAAGCTGCACTGCACTTGAATAGTCTTAGTGACTTTTATTACTATTAAAAAGTGATCATTTTTACAAATGTGGAGTTGTTTTCTGTCTAACTCTTGAAATTGTTATCTGCCCTATAGCTCTGCAACAAAGTTTTGTCCCTTACAGTCTGGTTTAGCTCACAGTCAGTCAGTCCGTTAGTGTAGAATCTACCCAAGGTCTCCGACTGATCCTGTGTTTGTTACTGAGCAGTACCACTGGTGCCTAACACTTTAAGTAGCAACCTGCCAGGATTACTGGTAGATAGGTTTTCTCCAGATGAGGTCTGTCCTACCTGCAAATCTCTGCCTGCAGAACATCAACAACTTCTCCTGGAAGTACTTCGCTTCTTTCCTATGCATTTGAATTTATACTACACTTGTGTTGGTAAATGGCGCATCCTTGTCTGGATTTAGCTCTGCCAGAATAGCAGAAAGAGATCAGCCCTGTGGGAGACTAGAGCTTTGTTTAAAGGGGGGCTCTTGGGCCAATTAAGGAGTGGCATTGATGAGAGGCTTTCTCAGAAGGATTGCTGTGAGGCTGGAAAGAGCGGGAGAGCATTCAAGTGCGTAACCTTGTTTTACCTTCCTCCCAAGTCTGTAGGAGACCACTGCTAGAAGTGAAATGCAAAACTGTGGGAGCTAGAAATACATAGGTGTTATTAAGGAGAGATTATAGAGCCTAGTATTTCATGTAGAAACCTGAAATAAGAGGCTGTAAAATTCCAAATCCAGTTTCCTTTCACTGTGTGTATTGTCTCCTGTTTAATTACCCTCTGCCCTGTCCCTAACAGGTTTTTATAGCAAATTAACAACTCCTACCTAGAAGATTGCTATAGTGCATGCAACTATTCTTTAGATCTTTTAATAAATGGCAATGCTTCTCAGCCTTTTAATGG is part of the Chiroxiphia lanceolata isolate bChiLan1 chromosome 1, bChiLan1.pri, whole genome shotgun sequence genome and encodes:
- the HEY1 gene encoding hairy/enhancer-of-split related with YRPW motif protein 1 produces the protein MGETGAGRGAGRALGALLPRPAARRLPDGRPRPAAPGAIPAGGAMKRAHAEYSSSDSEELDEAIEVEKESADENGNLSSAAGSMSPSTTSQILARKRRRGIIEKRRRDRINNSLSELRRLVPSAFEKQGSAKLEKAEILQMTVDHLKMLHTAGGKGYFDAHALAMDYRSLGFRECLAEVARYLSIIEGLDASDPLRVRLVSHLNNYASQREAASSAHTGIGHIPWGSAFGHHPHIPHPLLLAQNGHGNTSTVASSTEPHHQTRIAAPHAETSSLRVPPNGSVGPVLPVVTSTTKLSPPLLSSMASLSAFPFSFGSFHLLSPNVLSPSTPTQSATLSKPYRPWGTEIGAF